The sequence AGGGAGCGATCATCAACTATGTAAAGCTGCAAGAAGACAAGATTATCACTATATAAATTCATACAATTCATACGCATTCATCACATTTGCAGAGGAAGAAGCTCTGAATTGGCAGCATCAGATCTCTGTCTTTGAGGTTACTTCATTATATTTCATGGCTTGTTATATATCTTGATTCAATTAAATTTAGATTTTCATAGTTTATGATTGATTGTATAAAGATTTTGAGGATTCAATTCTGTAAGAGATTTTTGTATCAACTTTCGCATCACATTTCATGATCTATTATCGTGATGTAAGATTCTTCTCTTACAGTTGCTCTCTTACATCTTGACGATGAATCATGGACACATTGATGCAAAAATCTCTGAGTTTTTCGATCAGTATTGAGTTTATTTTTAAGAAAGCGTGTCTGAATTTGATTGATATGGTTGGCCTGAACCAAATTTTTCTCTGGTTCAGAGATTTCTTTGTGTATAGAAGTTTTTGGAGGTCTCGCTGCAAATTTCTCTTTCATGGTACCTTTTTGGTTTGTGATTGAGAGAGTTATCATTTGCATCAAAGTTTTTTCGGCCATTGTAATTATATTAGTATATCTATATTTGGAAAAAATTATGTAAAATATGTCGAAAAATATGATTTTCAGTGTTTCTAAGATTACTTCATAAAATTCTATGGCTTCCTTTTTTAAATTGTTATATATCTGGATTTAATTAAACTTAGATTTTGATAGTTTATGATTGATTATATAAAGATTTTGTGGATTCAACTGTATAAGAGATTTTTGCATCGACTTTTGGATCATACTTTATGATCCATCATCACGATGTAGGATTCTTCTCCTACAATTGCTCTCttacatcttgatgatggatcatggagtgtgatccataatgttgatgcaaaaatcttttaCACAATTGAGTCCAGAAATTTTTTATATAATATCTAGATTTTTCAATCAGTAATAACGTCTTTTAGAAAACATATCTGAATTTGATTGATATGGTTGGCCTGGATTTTTCTCTAGTTCAGACATTTCTTTGTGTATAGAAGTTTTTGGAGGCTCACCTGTAAATTTCTCTTCCATGGTGTCTTTTGGTTTGTGATGGAGGGAGTTATCATTTGCACCAAAATTTATTTGACCATTGTAATTATTTGAATCATGTGTAAATTTCTATTCTTGAAAGATTTTGAATGTAGAATCTTAGGGTGCAAAAACATATGATTTATTGCACAAGACCATTCTAATTGACATTGTCTTtaagattattttatttaattttattgttttttaattatATCTTTTATGAACACATGTATCAGTGTCTATTGATTTAGAAATATATTACACATTcacacaaaaagaaaaagagaaaaaagaacatTAGATCACCCCTCAAAGTCACATAGGCAACATTCAAAAAGCAACAAAATAACAATCAAATGAGCCAATCCTATAAAGTAGGTAACCATAAACAAGAAGCCACTTAGATAGCAAGAGCAATCCTGAAGGGTGTCAGAGGAGGATCCCTATATCTTCAATATCTTCAATCTACTTTGGCAAAATAGCTAGATCCAACCGAGGGAGCCACTTTGAGGAGTTTGGCCAgccactaccaccaccaccactagtCGAAGGCAATatactatattttattttttacaaaaGATTTGTgggtttaaaaaataataatgataatagtatattttatgaatttttatcTAAATATAAATCTtataagaaaagaaagaaattgtatATGGTAATAGGAATCTTAATTCTAAATTTTTGTAATGTATGTTTATTGTACATGTTATTATAAAATTTTGAACAAGTTAAAATGTaaactttaaataattaaaataaagtcaTGAGACTTAAATTTGATAAAACAACGcttattttaaaattgttaaagTAGACATTCTAGTAAGATACAAGGTATTTCACAAAAGTAAACGCCTCATTTTCTTAGTTTGCATTACAATTGTTAATCTATGTCAATAATCTATAAGAGCTATAAATCCTTCCCTTGAGTATATTTTGTTCTTGTCTTGCATCATAGAATATAAGGTAATTTTTCAAAGGTTTGATTTACCCTTGAGTTTGGACATGAAGTTATAAACCAAAAGCTAGAAAACAAGTTTCCTCATTTTAAAGGGGATTTTTATATTCTCCAAGAGTTGTTGGAAGATATGTAttgatattattatatttaatatgtaTATTTTTTAGACAATTCCTTTTATTCATACAATACTTGAAGTTTCTATTAGATATTCATCTCTAGATTATTGATTAATTATATATTAGTGTCAAATTTTACAAGAGCTTTGATATTTCTCTTTATGTATTGAAATGAAATTGTATTCCTAAAATTCTAATAGAATTCAATAAATTCTTTTGGATTTTAGGTAAATAGCTCGATGCAGTGCATATTAATTTCATCTCAAGGAGGATTTTTGTCAAGTACAAAATGTTTCCAAGATTTGTAAAGGCAATAGGAATCCTAATTCAACATTTTCACAGTCATTGGATTCAATACATGTTGATTTCAATTACTCTAACAATATATCTCCATTTTTTTCTCAAATAGATGAGAAGAAAGCATTTGAAGCTACCTCCTAGTCCACAAAGATGGCCCATTGTGGGAAACTTGTTACAAATTGGTCGTGTTCCACATTTAGGAATGCAAAAATTTACTCAAAAATATGGCCCCCTTGTTTACATTCACATTGGAATGGTGCCTACAGTTCTGACAGATGACCCCAAATATGTAAAGGAGTTCTTATTGAAGCAAGACCATTTTTTTTCTTCAAGGCCAAAGAACATTGCTTCAGAACACTTCACATTTGGGGGCAATGACATTGCTTTTGCTCCATATGGTCCACATTGGAAGGAAGTGAGAAGAATTTGCTTAATGGAGCTTTTGAGTCCAAAGAGGATAGACTCTTTTAGACAAGGAAGAATTGAAGAAGTCCAATGCATGGTGAAGGATGTATATAGGGAATCTTTGGAACGAAAAAGTATTAACATGAGAAACCTCTTTGGGGATCTCATAAGCAATGTTATTACTAGGATGGTGTTGGGCCAAAGATATTTTGGCCTAAAAGGTGCAGGTCCTGAGATAGCTATTGAACACAAGGCCAAAATTTATGAGTCATTTTCCCTTATTAATGGATTCAATATTGGTGATTATCTTCCATTCTTGAGGCCTTCAGATCTACAAGGACAGGAAGGACAAATGACAGAAATAATGAAGTGGGTTGAAAAACTATATGGTTCAATAATTCAAGAGCAAACCCTTGAACTCGAGAAAAGCAATGAAACAGAGCCCTTGAACTTTGTTCATACACTATTAAAAGCTAAAAGTCAAGATAATATGTTGAACATGATGAAGATCAAAGCCATTCTCATTGTAAGTTCAAACAATTCCCTTTGTATTTATTTCTATTGCTACTATCTTTTAATGATTGTGTTGTTGTGTCGTGTAgagtattttaatttattaaactaaCTATTATAAATAGTATTAAGATATGGGTGTAGGAGTTTATTCTTAGTTTGGgatatgatattattttattaCTTTTAGGAATCCATTTTTAATAAGAATACAGGGGCCAATTAAATCTGATTAGAGAGagatatgatttttatttattaattcatatttACTATAGTGCTATATCAAATTTGAACAAGTGAGGGAAGTAATAATCTAGGAAACTAGAAATATTAGTACCAATTTGTGGTTATTAGAATGAAAAAATGATTGATTTATATATTTTACTAGGTATTTTAGGCTTATTCATAGAGCATGTCATATAAAAATACCAAATTAATCATTAGTTATTTTATTGCTTTCTCTTGTGAGCAATACTTCAAATAAAAACTGCAAACAATTTATTGTCCATAGGATATATTTGTTGCAGGAACAGATACTTCTTCTACTACCAGTGAATGGACAATGGCTGAGCTCCTAAGGAATCCTAAATATATGACCAAAGTACGTGAAGAAATTGATGCGGTTGTTGGGCAAGGACGACATGTAGAAGAGtctgatttgatgaatttgacatATTTGAGGGCTATTGTTAAAGAAGTATTTAGGCTTCACCTATGGGTGGATTTCTTATTCCTCATATGTCCATGGAAGACACAAAAATAGAATGATTTgacataccaaaaaataccaagATCCTCATCAACACTTATTCATTGGGAAGGAACCTGACAATTTGGTCAAACCATAATGATTTTTATCATGAAAGGTTCATCACTAATGAGAAGGATCGTGTGGAATTCAATGATCCTGACTGTAAAGTTATTCCATTTGGAGCAGGAAGGAGAGGTTGTCCAGGAGAAACTCTAGGAACAAAAGTGGTTCTACTAAGTTTGACTCATTTGATCCATCTTTTCAATTGGTATCCTCTTTCCAAAGAAAAACTAGAGGATTCTGACATGGTGGAAGCTTTAGGCTATACAATAAAAAGTGTACCACTTGAAGCCATTGTGAAACCAAGACTAAGACCATTACTTCTCTAATAAAGGTAAACAAAGGCTTTTCAACATTAAAGTCCTCATGATATTATAAGATATATATTACAATTCTAATATCATATATTTCTAAGTATAATAAGGACAAGCACTTGTGGCGTacttaattataatatatttttagatACTACCTTAACCCCTCTTAATTAGAATGAAGGGATCATGTGTCCCTATATAGTTATGCCTATAAATAAGGAATAGAATTATCTCCCATATGATTACAAATTAAATTATTGAATTCATATATGATTATATAAGTATTAGAGGTCACCCTCTTGAAATggtctaatattttttttattgttacatTTATTTCCAATAAATCTTAGTATCAGAGCTACAATTTGGGCCAATATTTTTGTACTTCCATAATTTGTAGAGCATTAAaaattttattatcattttttctaggtatatatgtatacattATATAAAGGTTTAGGTTGAAAAAAAAAGTTTAATGATAAGcattttgcaagttgttcaaatTTCATTATTTTCCATTGAATTGCTCTATAGGCTACAAATTTGGAATTTCCTTTTTAAAATTGTATTTTTTTGAAGCATATAATAAATTCAAATTTTGGATTATTTCTTTATAATTCATTGTTAAAGACAAGAAATATTCATTATTTTAGTGTTCAAAgttcaatcaaaacattaacatCAAATTTTATAATAGCCCCTACTGTACAATTTATGGTTACAAATCACACCAAATACTATCCTCCcttaatcaataaaaataataatctacAGTCTAAATAAAAGTATAATCAAAGTCATGTCATTTTAGGACTAGAGGAAAATTCTACAATTACTAAATCCAAAAACCCTCTTTATTGACCACCACTTAAAATCCAAGGAAAATTTTCACCAAGACATGAAAAGGTGGTTCATTTTATTAAGGATAAATTATTTGAACCTTTTGTCACATCTTCTCCTCACAATGTtctcctcacttaggcctcacttctACGTTTTGGCCTTTCATACCTAATGttgctttgattctactcacatccATTTAAAATCTATATCTTCTAAGTCCCTATGGGACATTGTCAAAATTTGAGCCCTAATTAGCAAGACTAGGATgccttgggcaccatggtcctaggacCAGGATgctctgggcaccatggtcctaggatAGGCCTCCCAAAAGGGGCGCAAATTTGGACCCCGTAATTGTCACATTTTGGAGGCAAGAAACATTCTCCATGTCAGCCTACCCAATAATTTCAAATACATTTGGTGTAGTTAGGTATAAAATAAAGCCTATCCCCGTCATTTGGAAGCTATCAAGATCTCTCAATTACAATTTCACAAGATCAATTCTAAATTCAATTGAGCAAGCAATCAAGTATCATCAAAGCGATGAAGAAGAGGTCAAGTTCATATTTTAAGAATTTGTGGTAGCATCCATGATCAAGACATTATGAGGAAATTCTACATGATATTATCAACCTATGCATGAAGACTTTAAAGAAATATttatcaaggtatcaagttccagttcaagcatttcaatttagaTTTAGCCTTCCCTCAAAAGTTAAGCTTTCAAATTTAGTCACTTGCatttcaagttcaatttcaatttcaattcaaggtTTAATTCCAAacttagggtttgacctaggcaaacccctatcaacaaatCCATTTCCCTTATTTCTATGTGTAGGCGACAGATTCAAGAGTCACAGATGAAGATTCCAGCAGAGTATTCAATGACGAACATATCTGAATTTTGCAAGAGCGAAAAGTGGAAGACTAGGTTCATAATTGCTTCTCAATCCCATGAATTTCCTATTAGCTTTTGGGAATAATTTTTGAGTAACATTTTGATTCTGAAAGTTTTTATATCTAATAATTGGAGGACCAGGTTGATATTTGCCTCATGGTCTTGCAATTTCAAGCTGAATTTGCTATCATAAGTGCCTCTCTATCCCTTCTCCTTAGATCTAGCTCTGTGTCTGCATGGTGTACCTATACCTTGGTGTTTctattattttatgtcaaatttGCACCATTTACACTAGATCTAGCTTTTAAATTAcatcatttcaattgcatcctcaacCAATCAAAAGGGAAATACAATCTAGTCAATATTTAGCCCTATACTTAATAGAATTGTGCTCTCCCATTTAATGTGATGTGTGTAAATAAGTGAATTCATACCTTAAATTGTGGATCCCTATTTTCACCTTCACATTTTTTGTGAGCTTGACATTGTGCTTGCATTAATTCTAATTTTCAAATCtcatttgtatgcatttaatcaaTTCATATTTTCACTCATTTTTGAAATATATCATTTATGCACTTGATTTAAATTAATTTAGACCTTCAGTTGCATAAAACcctagtttattttgataaaattgaATTGTGAGTTGCGTAATGTCTAATTTATATGGTTAGATCTAGTTTAGATTGTATACTATTTTCATATTCAGAAGCAACTATTTGCTTAATTCATTAGTTAATCAATTGTTctataaaaaaattgcattattcATCCTTTATTTAGCTTGCATTATCAAAAGTATTGTGAATTCATGTCTATCcatacaatttttccttctttgtGCATGATTTTTGTTACCCCTTTACCTACATCCAATATCTATGTGAGGAGTTATAGACTTATGGCTTCTCAAAGTTTAAATACTAAGGGGTGTGAGCCTTTGTTGAATAACCTATCCCATGGGAACTTGGGTGAATCCTCAATCCCTACACAAGACATACCTAACATTATAGAGAACAATTCCCCTTGCACTTCTAATGATGAGGATTGACCCATTGACTaaggttactattgaccaattggggAAGCTTGACCATGAGTTGGACAAGTTTCAACAATGGATAGGTCAAGAATACCTGAATAGTGAGGCAATCCCTTTGATTAAAGGGTTTaagagaatgattcaaagtgatcaaATTGGTGTGGAAAtgttgtgtggcattgctcatgttactgatactaatattatgccaaaAAAAAGTTGTTTTGAAACTACTGGTTACTCTAATACTACAAATCAAGTTGAGCATTCCATTCCTATTCCTACATCCTCGCTTAATGTATCTACATatgcatcttctatcatgactacctcTACATAAAATCTGAatactacacatgttagtcatgggggcaatcctattAATCAGTACTCCTGCATACCCCCTTATGTTAGCcttccatttgtttcccaaccTTCTCCTttaccaacataccataatgtttTGCCCCCTTATCCTCAACCTCCATcgcaatccaacatgtccaattccaACTCATCTActaaaaccactatcaataacctagctcaaagtATCTCATTCTTACAAAAACAATTGTCTTATTTAACACAATCTAAGTTCAATGTCTCCACATATGATGTAGCTAACCCACTATCCGATGATGTGGTCCATGTGGTTGCTCTTAAGAATGTGAAAACTTGCCAATTGGAgttatataatggaaaaggtgaccccttgactcatgtgaaaaaattcaaaaccttgtgtagtgatttaTCTCATGATCACAGACTCATGGAAAAAATATTCTCACACTTTTAGAGATAGAGATTTTCAATGGTATTGctttttgcctccttattctatcacttatttATCACAATTGGATATTTCATtcattcaaaaatttgaaaataacatTGGACCtcaaattactttgattgatatAATTCATTATAAGCAAGGagctaaagaaaaagtgactaatatttaattgcttggagaaAGAGGAGATGCATGCGAGTGGGGGATTCGTAGACAACCGAGCTAGGGTTTCAATGCCCTAGCTCACGGGTACAAATATGCAAGTGTGTCGACGGGGGGAGAAAAGCGCAGGTGCGGCGGGGGTGAGCAGTTGTAGTAGAGGTTGGGCAGGGTTCAGTCGACGGAGTGGAGTGAGGATCGGGGGGGCTTCGGGTGGAGCTTTGGTCGTGAGCAGTTGGGCTTTGGTTGTGAAGAAAGAGAGAGCCAAAAAAAGGATCAAGAAATATATCAGGCAGGAGATCGATCCTATTCTTTGTTCTAGAGAGATCGATCCTATTCTTTCTTCTCGAGCGTGCAAATCAAGATTTTCAGACACCCATCTACAATAAGTAGAGGCTGGTTAGAAGCATCTAAGAGGCGGtgctttcatttttattatttttggagCTTCAGAAACACCCTCATTTGAGAGCTTTTGGTAACCCTATTTAGAGTTTGTTTTATTTCAAGTATTACAAGCCCTAATTTGGGGTCTAATCTACTGAGACTCGGGTTCGATAGAAGTGGCACCAGGACTTGAAGAGTGAAGTGGCACGACAAGAAGAcaaaggaaagagaagaagaaagatgttGATTTATTGTGACATTCAGAAGATAATAAGTTGTATTGTCTATCAAAAACCTGGCACCAACGATGAAGGCACAAAAACCCGAACTGGAGAAGCCATTAAGCACCAATAGAAATGCAACAGGAAACTGGAAAAATCGAGGGCAAACCATGAGAGGAAGTTGAGCATTGAGTAACTCAAAGTGATGCAGCAAAACATGCAACCAGGGTGGGTTACTAGGACCTGGACCTGTGGGAGTTAGGCAGATTACATGGTAGCTACAtgatgatatatcaaagaatagacACACTTTTGATGGAGTCCAGCAGTTTCTAGGTAGGCATCAAGATAAGGGGAGAGAAAAAAGATTCCTGCGACATCAGTTTGCATGCCGACTAGATCGAACACCATAGCCCTCATTTGACATTTGTGAGGGGACACCATCATTCTCACATCGTTCTTTATCTGAATCGTAGGCTAATCCTGCTAATCTTCCATCATATGTGACTTGGCCAAACAA is a genomic window of Cryptomeria japonica chromosome 7, Sugi_1.0, whole genome shotgun sequence containing:
- the LOC131856901 gene encoding cytochrome P450 703A2-like; its protein translation is MRRKHLKLPPSPQRWPIVGNLLQIGRVPHLGMQKFTQKYGPLVYIHIGMVPTVLTDDPKYVKEFLLKQDHFFSSRPKNIASEHFTFGGNDIAFAPYGPHWKEVRRICLMELLSPKRIDSFRQGRIEEVQCMVKDVYRESLERKSINMRNLFGDLISNVITRMVLGQRYFGLKGAGPEIAIEHKAKIYESFSLINGFNIGDYLPFLRPSDLQGQEGQMTEIMKWVEKLYGSIIQEQTLELEKSNETEPLNFVHTLLKAKSQDNMLNMMKIKAILIDIFVAGTDTSSTTSEWTMAELLRNPKYMTKVREEIDAVVGQGRHVEESDLMNLTYLRAIVKEEGEVVQEKL